One window of the Macaca thibetana thibetana isolate TM-01 chromosome 13, ASM2454274v1, whole genome shotgun sequence genome contains the following:
- the LOC126934392 gene encoding putative uncharacterized protein encoded by LINC00269, translating into WSLALLPRLECSGTISAAEIWNLMAESCCLPVSSKSPASASQVAGIAGVHYHAQLIFVFLVDTGFRHVGQAGLELLTSSDPPSSASPSAGI; encoded by the exons tggagtctcgctctattgcccaggctggagtgcagtggcacgatctcggct gctgaaatCTGGAATTTAATGGCAGAATCTtgctgcctcccggtttcaagcaagtctcctgcctcagcctcccaagtagctgggattgcag gtgtgcactaccatgcccagttaatttttgtatttttagtagatacagggtttcgacatgttggccaggctggtctcgaactcctgacctcaa gcgatccaccctcctcggcctccccaagtgctgggatt